Genomic DNA from Triticum dicoccoides isolate Atlit2015 ecotype Zavitan chromosome 4B, WEW_v2.0, whole genome shotgun sequence:
CATACAATATTTTCATCCGTTTCCTCAGGGGCTCGAGCCCCTCAATCGAGACGCCTAGGGTCTAGGGTGCGGAGCGTGAGTTTGGAGcccctcaatcgagtcgcctctgggGCTCCACACAATATGTACGGTGCGGAGGGTGAGTTCGTGATTTTGCTGTGCTTGCTCACGTGCCCAAGTCACCTTTGCCGCCCCTCTTTTTTCTTTCAAATTCGTATATACTTTGGGTTCAAAATAGGGGCTTTTACAGCCTGCCAAAATTTGGGCTACTGATGTTAGTATTTACCTGAGATTGGATTCCTGCCTTGCATTGGCTAGATTGTGAAATTGAATCTTGGCCGGCCGCTTACCTTGCTCGAAATCAGTCAAGCTGCTATAATACAGAGAGCCTTTTGTTTGCAGAGCGAGCACTGACAGATTCATCAGAGGAGATTCAGACTCCTGAATGGAAACCTTATGCCGGATCTCAAGCTGTTCCAGATACCGAGGTAATCCCCTCCCCCCCTCTTTCCATCTCTCTGTGCATGCCATGCAGGTGTGTTTGCTCATGCATCACTTCCCTCCTACATGTCAATCCTTTTGGTTAGTTGGAATATATTAACATGATTTATCATAATTGTTAGGGTGTGAGGACACCTGGAAGTTCACTTAAGAACACCTGTGAAGCTTTGGCGCATGAAGCGTTCACCGATGAACAGCGTGCGCAGTTGTATGCACATATATTAATAACTGCAGATCTTGAGTGAGTTATTACTTCTAAGTCTCGGCAGTTATTTGAGTTTCTGCAAtgtaattttcttttctttttagacAGGGAAAACCACCATCAAAGGCCGCCATGGTTCTGGCCTTTGGACAACCTGGTATATATGTGCAAATACATGTCGATCTAGATTCGCTGATTTGCTCTGTGTTTACCTTTCCTACCCTTTAATGCTTGTGATAACGTGCAGTGGAGGGTCAGAAACATGCATGGGAGGAGGTTTGGCGTGCTGCTCTTGACAGATACCAGAACCAAATGTCACCACTGGGCTTTGAGACACCTTTTAGTTCCCAGAAGAATGGTAAGTACGTTATGTTTTGCACTAAGTAAAACGAGCACAGTGGCACACACACATTTTCCTGGCAAAGAAAAGTTTCATATGGGATTTTAGTaccatcatactccctctgttcctaaatataagtctttggagtggtttcactatgaaccacacacggatgtatgtagatgcattttagagtgtagattcactcattttgctccgtatgttgtccatagtaaaatctctacaaagacttatatttaggaacggagggagtatttccaaAAGACAACTTCGGTTGAGATAATTGCAATAATTATAAGAGCGCCAATTTATCTTACTTTTTAACTTCTTTGTTGTTTTTCGGTGCAGAAACTAATAATCCATAAAATGGTTAATGATTTATGATGAAAAGTTAACATGGGAAATGTGCTGTTAAATTACTAATTATATAGTTTTGTTAGTAATTTTATACAAAAGTTCAGTTCACCACTTCACCATCAAACTCAACCAGAGATCAAATATTCCATCTCAATGAGTGTCAGATACTTCGCAACTACTCATCATGATACGAATATTCTGTCTTTCCGATTTTCCTGGGTTTTGTCATCTTTTCTTTCATCATTTTTTGAGAATATTTCTCTCTTTAATACCTCACCTTAAATGATTTGAGTCAAATATGTTTTGATTACCTTTCGACAAATATATGTTTGTAGTATGAGCACGAACTTCTGTGTGCAACTTTGACCATTACTTTTATGtgaatatttagaacaaaatgTATAGAAAGATAGTATTACTATATTTTTCACGGCAGATATAGAGTTCTTGAGCTTAGGGAAACTTGGACTACATGCTTTCAAAACTAGCTTCTACAAACAAACTGTAACATATAATTTTCCAAATTACTTGAATATCCTATTAGTAAACATGCATATATATTCAGGAAAGAATGAAAGCTTCTTTAAGAAAACATATCTTCATGAAACGTGCTGACAGAATGAGACATACCTTTTTTAGGCCCGTTAGAACCATCTCCTATCAGCATGAAGAATCTTGAGGAGTTTGAGCTGAAGGAGGCACATTCAGAACTCGTTGACGCACAGGCTACCAAATGGCAGAACCAGAAGTCACCAGTGACTGGCTTTGAGACACCCATCAAGTCTGTGATAGGTAAACTAAATACTTTGTATCTTGTGATAAATCACTTGCTTATATTTTGTTCCATCATCACTAAATAAATGAGTTTGCAGGTAATTGCACAGCTCAAGGTTTGGATGTTCAGAATGGCGGAGAGGTTCAGCTGGTAGTCAGTTGTGCCGACAAAGTTGATCAAGAGCCACCTGATGGCAGAAAGATAATGAGTACAATGTATGGTAGGCTAGAGTCTGTTTGCGGCAGCACTCCCTTGGAAAGTTCAGAAAGCTTGACGGAACAGGACTCATGTGTGAAATGCGGTAAAGATGGGCAGCTGCTGAAATGTTCCAGCTGCTTCTTAGCCGCCCATGCTACCTGTTTTGGTTCATCGGTGACATTCGATGACTCTGGCCATTTTGATTGCCCTGTTTGCTATTGCCATAAAGCTGATAAAGCATTGGAAAGGGCTAAGAAAACATATTCTGAAGCTAGGAAAAGTTTATCTGTTTTCTGCAGCGGCTGGAAGCAATTTTGTAAGGAACCCAGTGAGCAATCTACTGGAAATCAGCAAAGACCTGCTAACTTTGAGGATCAGATGAATGGCTTTCACACAGCTAAAAAGCAAGGTAACCGTCAGTCTGAAGCAGCTGAGCTATGTCGCATGGACGAAGAGCCTAGTCATCTGCGTTCCGGCTTTGTTTCGTTTTTTGTTGTCACTCAAAGAGGTggttttttctattttcttttggttttctgtgttatgtttggtttttgtttttttctccatTTTTAATTCTATAATTTCTCCTTTTCAGATTTGTTTTCCCTTATGGGCTTTCATGGGCTTTTTAATACATCTTGATTTTTTttgtatatgatgaacattttttgttaTATAAACATTTTTTTATTATATGATGTACATTTTTTAATATACGGTGAACTTTTTTagatacattgaacatttttatataattttctgcaaatgtttttatttttttataggtTTTCAAATATCTGACTCCATAAAAAAACATATACTTTTTTGTTGGAAAAATCTACTTAAAAAATCAAAGACAAAAAACTAAAAAGCGTTCGAGCCATTGGGCTGGTCCATTTTCCCAGTCCATTAGGCGTAGTgttccatgtttgacgcccacggcTGTCATATAGGCGAAATAACTAACTAAGGGCACCCCTTGCAAAGGTCACTGCGTATGCGTCACTTGTCTCTATCTGGGAGCTTTCCCTTTTTTTGTAGATTCGTTTGTTATACATTTTATCTCTTGAACCACACGTCCAACTCCCTAACCGTTTTCactgttggatttctcgcgtcgagattttcaaaactagatcccgtGTTAATTGGTCTTGATAAATTTTTttacgaaaaaacgaaaaaaaataacCTAGAAGCatgatctttttttcatttttactcGTCATGTGGAAGCAAATCTATTGCGGAAACAAATATGTGCTTTCATGAGAAGGAAATATGTGCCTAAAAACACGTTTTCTTTTTTCTGAGAGGAACAGCTGTGCTTTTCGCTTCGCGTAAGCAAATCTCTACCTCTCGTGGAACAAAACATGTGTTTTCCTTTTTTGAGAAGCATAATTGTGCTTCTAACGGAAGCAAATTTGTGCCTCCGTGAGAAACAAAATTTGCTGTCGTGGAAGAAAACAAACATTTGTTTcctttttttttgaacatcagtacagacataagcgctcatatacatgcgcatacattcacccctatgaacgcacacacgcacaccctattcctatgagcacctccggaagactgagccgacatatcatctttagatttacgaagtcaccgtaggcgcttcgtcgtcgacgggaacatctcctcccactgaatgcgaaccctgatgggctgaggataccacagtccctccaaccatccaaccacaggttggttcgcacatTTGTTTCCTTTTTAAAAGGCACAAATGTGCTCTTTGCAGAAGCAATATGTGTTTCCGTGAAAACACGtattatttttgatttttttatccaAAACCTAGGAAGAAGGAACAAAAAATGAAAAACCCAAACAACCACAAAAAACATCTAAAAACCAAAAACGCGTAAAAAAAACTTGAACGGCTCGACGCCCAATAGGCGAAACATTGCGGTGGATGGATgcaccacttggcgcgctctcagtctACCAAAGTGGCCCCAAGGGGTGTTATCATTTAGTTGCTCTCTCATACAGAGGTCTCCTCATTAGATTTTTTTAGAGTTTTTAGCAGTAAACCAACCTTTATTAACTCGGAGTGTGGTTTACAGGGATGACAAAAGGGTCATGGCCTCATGGGGTGAAACCAGTCACAAATGACGACCCGCGTCTGAAGACGAAGAAAATTTAGCTAAATTATGTGCATCAAAAATTTAAACTACGATCTTCAAAATTGATCTCACAACTTGTGAATTCCATTATATCTTCCTTCCGTGACAGTCTTGATCCCTTGTACAACTGCCTTGCAATCACATGCGACCGCTTCTAGCGTCGCTGGGTTAGTAATACCCCTCAAAACCATTGTCGATGAGCCAAGAAAATTTCCCGTTTGATCCCGGCAGACTGAAGCCGCTGCACCACTCAAACTATTTCTTGAAAAGCCTCCGTCGACTTGCATTTTTGTTGCTCCTTGGCTGGGCGCGATCCACCTGATTGCACCCCTCGTCCTTGTTATCTCATGTGTCGTTGCTTGCTGCACATTCCTCACCGTCGATTGCATTGAGTTTAGTTCAGCTATGAAGTTGATTAAAGAGGCATTTGTTGCATGCGGACTCTGCAGAATCCCATCATGTATAGCCTTACACCTTGCTGCCCAGATTTTTTCGACAAAGGGTGAATTTATTGCCTCAAACTAAAGCATCAAGAAAatacaaatatgattttcaaaaaAATACAAATATATTGAGCACGCACCCGGCATCTACATAACTAGGATGCACGCAGGCAAACACATGCACACAAAAACATGCCAGTAAATATCAAAGTCATATAAAACCAAAACTATGTGTAGGCGAGGAAAAAATCAAAGCGATCAGATCTCGGATCAGCAAACTTTAGCAATGGCCGTACCCACACAAATCATCTCATGACATCACACAGACAACGAGGTTCTTCAACAGCAACTGTTGACACTAGATTTTAGCATGATAAAAAAACCCAATTAGGGTGATCTCGGATGGAAAAAGATTCAACATAAAAGTTCTTCGTCTTATCGAAATGGATGATTTTGATATAGAAATCGTGTTAATCCAAGATCGTATGCAAATGTTAGAGCCAAAAACGTGCAATATTGCAAAAATCATGGAGATGGTCGGATGCCCACAATCTCCTGTTgctaccggactgttcggtaattgGGACCATGCTGTCTGGTCTGGGTCGAGAAATACGTCAAAACCTTTTGTTGTGATCGGACAGTCTGGTCCGGTCGAGCGGACAGTCTGGTCCAAACCGAAATTTGGTATCTCCACGGATTTGATGATTGCGGAGGCGATTAGGCCATCAAGATTGTGAATATGGCTAGTTCATAATCCTTACTGGAaatctgaatgctggctttacatatttgcaacaacaagatcaaacagagtttataaaagttttttctttatcactttcagtttgtcaactgaattgcttgaggacaagcaatgggttaagcttgggggagttgatacatctccatcgtatctacttttccaaactcctttgcccttgttttggactctaatttgcatgatttgaatggaactaatctggactgacgctgttttcagcagaattgccttggtgttatttttgtgcagaagtaaaagttatcggaataacctgaaacttcagcgagaatatttttggaataaataaaaaatattggcgaaaaaatcaaccagaggggacccaccggctatccacaagggtggagggcgcccccctgccttgtgggtcccctggacctccaccgatctcaactccaacttcatatattcacgttcggagagaaaaaaatcagagagaagtactcattgcgttttacgatatggagccgccgtcaCCCCCCGTCCTTCATTGGGAGggaagatctggagtctgttcggggctccggagatggggatccgtcgccatcatcatcattaacattcctccatcaccaatttcatgatgctcaccgttgtgcgtgagtaattccatcatagctttgttggacggtgatgggttggatgagatttgtcatgtaatcaagttagttttgttgccatgaattcagatctgaatcctttatgttttcatgaatatatttgtgttcttgatctgatcttgcaagttgtaga
This window encodes:
- the LOC119294285 gene encoding uncharacterized protein LOC119294285 encodes the protein MAHAAAVDPGESTPATAATPRAGPARPDPARRLPVTPRKLGFTPFRGPPPPPPQERALTDSSEEIQTPEWKPYAGSQAVPDTEGVRTPGSSLKNTCEALAHEAFTDEQRAQLYAHILITADLEQGKPPSKAAMVLAFGQPVEGQKHAWEEVWRAALDRYQNQMSPLGFETPFSSQKNGPLEPSPISMKNLEEFELKEAHSELVDAQATKWQNQKSPVTGFETPIKSVIGNCTAQGLDVQNGGEVQLVVSCADKVDQEPPDGRKIMSTMYGRLESVCGSTPLESSESLTEQDSCVKCGKDGQLLKCSSCFLAAHATCFGSSVTFDDSGHFDCPVCYCHKADKALERAKKTYSEARKSLSVFCSGWKQFCKEPSEQSTGNQQRPANFEDQMNGFHTAKKQGNRQSEAAELCRMDEEPSHLRSGFVSFFVVTQRGGFFYFLLVFCVMFGFCFFLHF